The Pseudomonas sp. KU26590 genomic sequence GCGCGCGGCGTAGAGCCGGGTGAGCAACGGCGGCAGATCGCCAAGAAATGGCAGGGTGTCAGGTAACTCGCGTGGTTCGATGCGCATTCAGGTTCCGCTGGTGTTCTGGTGGGGGCCGGTTGGGGGTTGCGATGCACTCGCGACGCCGTCGTAGCAGCGTCGCAATGCCGTCGCAATGCAGGACTGAATCAGCCCCGCTCGCCCGCCAGCCACTGCAGTTGCACTTCGTGCTGGCCGCGATCATCGGTGACGAAGATCGTGCCTTCGCTGATCATCACGTCCCACTTGATCACCCGGGGCATGTCCTTGGACAGGATTTCCAGCGCCTCTTGGGGTACCGAAGCGATATTGACGTTCTTCAGCGTCTTGATCGCCGGTATGACCTTGCCTTCCCACACCCGCAGACTGCCGTAGGCCAGCAGGCTCGTGCGTTCGGTTCGGCGCGAGCACCAGGTCAGGCGGTCGGCGTCGGGCTGGCCGACTTCGATCCAGTGCAGCACGCGATCGTCCAGACTCTTTTCCCACAGCGCGGGCTCGTCAACATCCGACAGACCACGGCCGAACGACAGGTGCTCGTTGTACCAGAAGGCGTAGGCCAACAGGCGCACGGTCATGCGCTCTTCGGTCTCCGATGGGTGACGGGCGATGGTCTGCTTGACGGTTTCATAGACCCCGCGATCAAGGTCGGTGAGATTGAGTTCGAACTTGTAGGTCGTGGACGGCTGGGCCATGAACGGGCTTCTAGAGAGACGGGAAAGGCGGCAAGTCTACCCGATGCAGCCCCGTTGAACGACCGAACTCGATGAG encodes the following:
- a CDS encoding YaeQ family protein, whose amino-acid sequence is MAQPSTTYKFELNLTDLDRGVYETVKQTIARHPSETEERMTVRLLAYAFWYNEHLSFGRGLSDVDEPALWEKSLDDRVLHWIEVGQPDADRLTWCSRRTERTSLLAYGSLRVWEGKVIPAIKTLKNVNIASVPQEALEILSKDMPRVIKWDVMISEGTIFVTDDRGQHEVQLQWLAGERG